A stretch of Ischnura elegans chromosome 4, ioIscEleg1.1, whole genome shotgun sequence DNA encodes these proteins:
- the LOC124158185 gene encoding uncharacterized protein LOC124158185, translating to MERMSNAEKDFLITLVIKYKDTLENKKTDAVSVSEKVRCWRRIEDEFNSNAAFNKRQWKQLRKAWDNIKTKRKPMQAQETQQRMATGGGPYTPPVLEPNPELDIAIPSLAHCEENVGDMDDFVLEMLPVPSGNSGHTEHIPLLEAPAGFGEAPISDAPCATLAREDSQRTPSSSGGMTRGAAIERELKDRLGGLKSYHDKRDSIQALRQETGFWRSLKYRRGAEEDEGWLKKRLTIRA from the exons ATGGAGCGCATGAGCAATGCGGAGAAGGATTTTTTGATTACTTTAGTAATCAAGTATAAGGAcacacttgaaaataaaaaaacggacgCTGTGTCGGTTTCGGAAAAGGTGCGATGCTGGAGGAGAATAGAGGATGAATTCAACTCGAACGCCGCTTTTAATAAG CGGCAGTGGAAGCAActgaggaaggcgtgggataacATAAAAACGAAGCGGAAGCCAATGCAGGCGCAGGAGACTCAGCAGAGAATGGCCACTGGAGGTGGGCCATATACACCACCAGTGTTGGAACCCAATCCTGAGCTGGATATAGCCATTCCCTCGCTAGCTCACTGTGAAGAAAACGTTGGGGATATGGATGACTTCGTCCTGGAGATGCTGCCCGTCCCCAGCGGAAACAGTGGGCACACGGAACATATTCCGCTTTTGGAGGCCCCAGCTG GTTTTGGTGAGGCCCCCATAAGCGATGCTCCGTGTGCCACGCTAGCGAGGGAAGATTCGCAAAGAACACCATCCTCCTCTGGCGGCATGACCAGAGGAGCAGCAATAGAGAGGGAGCTGAAGGACAGGCTTGGGGGCTTGAAGTCTTATCACGATAAGCGTGATAGCATTCAGGCCCTCAGGCAGGAGACTGGATTTTGGCGATCTCTCAAGTATCGCCGAG gagccgaggaagatgaaggatggctaaagaagcgactgacgatacgggCCTAA